The following DNA comes from Firmicutes bacterium CAG:345.
GTAGCGCACAGATTGAATCATCGGATGTAACGATAGCATTTTGACCTGTGAGCAATTCGTCAAGAGCGCTGTAACCTTCAAAATCAACGGCGCGACGCATTAATGTATTCTTTTGAATTTCCATTCTTGCGCCTGCTTCTTTAAGGCTCTTACGAAGAACTGTTAATTCCTTAACAGATAATCCTTGGTAGCCTACAACGATAGCAGCATTAGCTGTAGCTAAGCGTTCGTTGAGTTCAGCGACAACAGCTTTCTTGGCGGTTAGAACTTGTTCATTCATTTTAACCTCCTAACAAGCATAAGCATATATAGGCAACAATATACAAT
Coding sequences within:
- a CDS encoding 50S ribosomal protein L10 (product inferred by homology to UniProt); the protein is MNEQVLTAKKAVVAELNERLATANAAIVVGYQGLSVKELTVLRKSLKEAGARMEIQKNTLMRRAVDFEGYSALDELLTGQNAIVTSDDSICALPVLFKFVKSNKTLVIKGGVIEKTYCDVDSLQGLSKVGSKEGAISMLLSVLEAPIRNLACGLKAVSEAK